Proteins found in one Mytilus edulis chromosome 2, xbMytEdul2.2, whole genome shotgun sequence genomic segment:
- the LOC139510349 gene encoding RNA-binding motif, single-stranded-interacting protein 1-like isoform X18, whose product MIVGKEDQIPTKLGMNIPAVQKLPLDTQTYTPRSMPAASPNTTSSQSSSQSGSMNDLSKTNLYIRGLNPNTTDKDLINLCQPYGHIVSTKAIIDLSTSKCKGYGFVDFESHQAAEVAVQALQAQGIQAQMAKQQEQDPTNLYIANLPIQYTETHLENMFKEYGTVISTRILRNPDGVSKGVGFARMESKEKCEQIITVFNGKLVPGSTEPMIVKLADGGNKKKTPQALTIPTKIWADATRDLLIPSSAYADQASIIAQQNGLAAQQLLSQGLLPRYSMATTPQTTYQVHQSAGAAGWVHPSGYIVQPPMAHYLTGNAAYQFPYGSNSAAGAGAFLQPLQLDEHGLTTEDALQQHYQIFTSQPSTFTS is encoded by the exons acctACACACCTCGCAGCATGCCTGCGGCAAGTCCAAACACCACCAGCAGTCAGTCTAGTTCACAGAGCGGAAGCATGAACGACCTCAGCAAAACAAATCTGTATATACGTGGACTTAATCCTAATACTACTGATAAAGATTTAATTAATTTATGCCAGCC ATATGGCCACATTGTATCCACTAAGGCAATTATAGACCTAAGTACAAGTAAATGCAAAG GATATGGTTTTGTTGATTTTGAATCTCACCAGGCAGCAGAGGTAGCTGTTCAGGCATTACAAGCCCAGGGTATTCAAGCACAAATGGCCAAG CAACAAGAACAAGATCCTACCAACTTATACATTGCCAATTTGCCAATACAATACACAGAAACACATTTAGAAAATATGTTTAAGGAATATGGTACTGTTATATCTACAAGAATTTTAAGAAACCCTGATGGTGTCAGTAAAGGAGTAGGTTTTGCAAGAATGGAATCGAAAGAAAAATGTGAACAAATTATAACTGTTTTTAATGGAAAACTTGTACCAG GCAGTACAGAACCTATGATAGTCAAACTTGCTGATGGTGGAAATAAGAAAAAGACACCACAAGCTCTCACAATTCCTACAAAAATTTGGGCTGATGCAACTAGAGAT ttacTAATTCCATCATCTGCGTATGCTGACCAAGCAAGTATTATAGCTCAACAAAATGG ACTTGCTGCCCAGCAGTTGCTTAGCCAAGGCCTTCTCCCTAGATACTCCATGGCAACCACACCCCAAACCACATACCAAGTTCATCAGTCAGCAGGTGCAGCAGGCTGGGTCCATCCTAGTGGCTACATAGTTCAACCACCAATGGCCCAT TACCTGACTGGAAACGCTGCTTACCAATTCCCCTATGGTTCTAACTCAGCAGCTGGAGCAGGAGCTTTTCTACAACCTCTACAATTAGAT GAACATGGTTTAACCACAGAGGATGCCTTACAGCAACATTATCAAATCTTTACATCTCAACCTTCAAC ATTCACATCATGA
- the LOC139510349 gene encoding RNA-binding motif, single-stranded-interacting protein 1-like isoform X21, whose translation MFVDQRQPGVVYYVSKIVGKEDQTYTPRSMPAASPNTTSSQSSSQSGSMNDLSKTNLYIRGLNPNTTDKDLINLCQPYGKIISTKAILDENTKKCKGYGFVDFESHQAAEVAVQALQAQGIQAQMAKQQEQDPTNLYIANLPIQYTETHLENMFKEYGTVISTRILRNPDGVSKGVGFARMESKEKCEQIITVFNGKLVPGSTEPMIVKLADGGNKKKTPQALTIPTKIWADATRDLLIPSSAYADQASIIAQQNGLAAQQLLSQGLLPRYSMATTPQTTYQVHQSAGAAGWVHPSGYIVQPPMAHYLTGNAAYQFPYGSNSAAGAGAFLQPLQLDEHGLTTEDALQQHYQIFTSQPSTFTS comes from the exons acctACACACCTCGCAGCATGCCTGCGGCAAGTCCAAACACCACCAGCAGTCAGTCTAGTTCACAGAGCGGAAGCATGAACGACCTCAGCAAAACAAATCTGTATATACGTGGACTTAATCCTAATACTACTGATAAAGATTTAATTAATTTATGCCAGCC ATATGGCAAAATCATTTCAACGAAGGCCATATTagatgaaaatacaaaaaaatgcaaaG GATATGGTTTTGTTGATTTTGAATCTCACCAGGCAGCAGAGGTAGCTGTTCAGGCATTACAAGCCCAGGGTATTCAAGCACAAATGGCCAAG CAACAAGAACAAGATCCTACCAACTTATACATTGCCAATTTGCCAATACAATACACAGAAACACATTTAGAAAATATGTTTAAGGAATATGGTACTGTTATATCTACAAGAATTTTAAGAAACCCTGATGGTGTCAGTAAAGGAGTAGGTTTTGCAAGAATGGAATCGAAAGAAAAATGTGAACAAATTATAACTGTTTTTAATGGAAAACTTGTACCAG GCAGTACAGAACCTATGATAGTCAAACTTGCTGATGGTGGAAATAAGAAAAAGACACCACAAGCTCTCACAATTCCTACAAAAATTTGGGCTGATGCAACTAGAGAT ttacTAATTCCATCATCTGCGTATGCTGACCAAGCAAGTATTATAGCTCAACAAAATGG ACTTGCTGCCCAGCAGTTGCTTAGCCAAGGCCTTCTCCCTAGATACTCCATGGCAACCACACCCCAAACCACATACCAAGTTCATCAGTCAGCAGGTGCAGCAGGCTGGGTCCATCCTAGTGGCTACATAGTTCAACCACCAATGGCCCAT TACCTGACTGGAAACGCTGCTTACCAATTCCCCTATGGTTCTAACTCAGCAGCTGGAGCAGGAGCTTTTCTACAACCTCTACAATTAGAT GAACATGGTTTAACCACAGAGGATGCCTTACAGCAACATTATCAAATCTTTACATCTCAACCTTCAAC ATTCACATCATGA
- the LOC139510349 gene encoding RNA-binding motif, single-stranded-interacting protein 1-like isoform X19 has product MLDMLYLDSPYQLVPLSSLNQSMIVGKEDQTYTPRSMPAASPNTTSSQSSSQSGSMNDLSKTNLYIRGLNPNTTDKDLINLCQPYGKIISTKAILDENTKKCKGYGFVDFESHQAAEVAVQALQAQGIQAQMAKQQEQDPTNLYIANLPIQYTETHLENMFKEYGTVISTRILRNPDGVSKGVGFARMESKEKCEQIITVFNGKLVPGSTEPMIVKLADGGNKKKTPQALTIPTKIWADATRDLLIPSSAYADQASIIAQQNGLAAQQLLSQGLLPRYSMATTPQTTYQVHQSAGAAGWVHPSGYIVQPPMAHYLTGNAAYQFPYGSNSAAGAGAFLQPLQLDEHGLTTEDALQQHYQIFTSQPSTFTS; this is encoded by the exons acctACACACCTCGCAGCATGCCTGCGGCAAGTCCAAACACCACCAGCAGTCAGTCTAGTTCACAGAGCGGAAGCATGAACGACCTCAGCAAAACAAATCTGTATATACGTGGACTTAATCCTAATACTACTGATAAAGATTTAATTAATTTATGCCAGCC ATATGGCAAAATCATTTCAACGAAGGCCATATTagatgaaaatacaaaaaaatgcaaaG GATATGGTTTTGTTGATTTTGAATCTCACCAGGCAGCAGAGGTAGCTGTTCAGGCATTACAAGCCCAGGGTATTCAAGCACAAATGGCCAAG CAACAAGAACAAGATCCTACCAACTTATACATTGCCAATTTGCCAATACAATACACAGAAACACATTTAGAAAATATGTTTAAGGAATATGGTACTGTTATATCTACAAGAATTTTAAGAAACCCTGATGGTGTCAGTAAAGGAGTAGGTTTTGCAAGAATGGAATCGAAAGAAAAATGTGAACAAATTATAACTGTTTTTAATGGAAAACTTGTACCAG GCAGTACAGAACCTATGATAGTCAAACTTGCTGATGGTGGAAATAAGAAAAAGACACCACAAGCTCTCACAATTCCTACAAAAATTTGGGCTGATGCAACTAGAGAT ttacTAATTCCATCATCTGCGTATGCTGACCAAGCAAGTATTATAGCTCAACAAAATGG ACTTGCTGCCCAGCAGTTGCTTAGCCAAGGCCTTCTCCCTAGATACTCCATGGCAACCACACCCCAAACCACATACCAAGTTCATCAGTCAGCAGGTGCAGCAGGCTGGGTCCATCCTAGTGGCTACATAGTTCAACCACCAATGGCCCAT TACCTGACTGGAAACGCTGCTTACCAATTCCCCTATGGTTCTAACTCAGCAGCTGGAGCAGGAGCTTTTCTACAACCTCTACAATTAGAT GAACATGGTTTAACCACAGAGGATGCCTTACAGCAACATTATCAAATCTTTACATCTCAACCTTCAAC ATTCACATCATGA
- the LOC139510349 gene encoding RNA-binding motif, single-stranded-interacting protein 1-like isoform X22 — MFVDQRQPGVVYYVSKIVGKEDQTYTPRSMPAASPNTTSSQSSSQSGSMNDLSKTNLYIRGLNPNTTDKDLINLCQPYGHIVSTKAIIDLSTSKCKGYGFVDFESHQAAEVAVQALQAQGIQAQMAKQQEQDPTNLYIANLPIQYTETHLENMFKEYGTVISTRILRNPDGVSKGVGFARMESKEKCEQIITVFNGKLVPGSTEPMIVKLADGGNKKKTPQALTIPTKIWADATRDLLIPSSAYADQASIIAQQNGLAAQQLLSQGLLPRYSMATTPQTTYQVHQSAGAAGWVHPSGYIVQPPMAHYLTGNAAYQFPYGSNSAAGAGAFLQPLQLDEHGLTTEDALQQHYQIFTSQPSTFTS, encoded by the exons acctACACACCTCGCAGCATGCCTGCGGCAAGTCCAAACACCACCAGCAGTCAGTCTAGTTCACAGAGCGGAAGCATGAACGACCTCAGCAAAACAAATCTGTATATACGTGGACTTAATCCTAATACTACTGATAAAGATTTAATTAATTTATGCCAGCC ATATGGCCACATTGTATCCACTAAGGCAATTATAGACCTAAGTACAAGTAAATGCAAAG GATATGGTTTTGTTGATTTTGAATCTCACCAGGCAGCAGAGGTAGCTGTTCAGGCATTACAAGCCCAGGGTATTCAAGCACAAATGGCCAAG CAACAAGAACAAGATCCTACCAACTTATACATTGCCAATTTGCCAATACAATACACAGAAACACATTTAGAAAATATGTTTAAGGAATATGGTACTGTTATATCTACAAGAATTTTAAGAAACCCTGATGGTGTCAGTAAAGGAGTAGGTTTTGCAAGAATGGAATCGAAAGAAAAATGTGAACAAATTATAACTGTTTTTAATGGAAAACTTGTACCAG GCAGTACAGAACCTATGATAGTCAAACTTGCTGATGGTGGAAATAAGAAAAAGACACCACAAGCTCTCACAATTCCTACAAAAATTTGGGCTGATGCAACTAGAGAT ttacTAATTCCATCATCTGCGTATGCTGACCAAGCAAGTATTATAGCTCAACAAAATGG ACTTGCTGCCCAGCAGTTGCTTAGCCAAGGCCTTCTCCCTAGATACTCCATGGCAACCACACCCCAAACCACATACCAAGTTCATCAGTCAGCAGGTGCAGCAGGCTGGGTCCATCCTAGTGGCTACATAGTTCAACCACCAATGGCCCAT TACCTGACTGGAAACGCTGCTTACCAATTCCCCTATGGTTCTAACTCAGCAGCTGGAGCAGGAGCTTTTCTACAACCTCTACAATTAGAT GAACATGGTTTAACCACAGAGGATGCCTTACAGCAACATTATCAAATCTTTACATCTCAACCTTCAAC ATTCACATCATGA
- the LOC139510351 gene encoding oxidoreductase NAD-binding domain-containing protein 1-like: MTGCKLIKVLPSCLSFVLKRKKVLHINRNFGRKMTDGSNHLERTAESGRNNITSLATVIGLRQESTTVKSLRLKIHDERLTFKAGQWVDMFMPEVDIVGGFSMYSSPEQLQREGTIDLAVKYSTHPPALWVHSKCNEGTKVYLRVGGDIYYDPSVSEPPHDLLLIAGGIGINPLLSILYHVRDLITLKEKGNLEDDKLIPQKVLLLYSAAKQEELICKNEIEKIVSANDEIKCKFFVTQAESSNGLKAGRICKEDIKESFNWLKEHQTKTYICGPPPMITDMEKLLIEQGLDKNTILYEQWWTSAETS; the protein is encoded by the exons AAATTTTGGAAGAAAAATGACAGATGGGAGCAATCATTTGGAGAGAACTGCAGAAAGTGGAAGAAATAAT ATAACCTCCTTGGCAACAGTCATAGGATTAAGACAGGAGTCGACAACAGTAAAAAGTCTGCGGTTAAAAATTCATGATGAAAGGCTAACTTTCAAGGCAGGACAGTG GGTTGATATGTTTATGCCTGAAGTTGACATTGTTGGTGGTTTTTCTATGTATTCATCACCAGAACAGTTACAGAGAGAGGGCACTATTGATTTAGCTGTAAAATACAGTACACATCCACCAGCATTATGGGTACATTCAAAG TGTAATGAAGGTACCAAAGTATATTTAAGAGTTGGTGGAGATATTTACTATGACCCTAGTGTGTCAGAGCCACCCCATGATCTCTTGCTGATAGCTGGTGGCATTGGTATCAACCCTCTATTAAGTATATTGTACCATGTCAGAGATTTAATAACCTTAAAGGAAAAAGGAAACCTTGAAGACGACAAATTAATACCACAGAAAGTTTTATTGTTGTACAGTGCAGCTAAACAAGAGGAACTTATTTGTAAG AATGAGATAGAAAAGATAGTATCTGCAAATGATGAGATCAAATGTAAATTTTTTGTGACTCAGGCAGAATCTAGTAATGGTTTAAAGG CTGGAAGAATTTGTAAAGAAGATATAAAAGAATCATTTAATTGGTTGAAAGAACATCAGACAAAAACTTATATATGTGGACCACCACCAATGATTACAGACATGGAAAAACTTTTGATAGAGCAAGGATTAGACAAAAATACGATACTATATGAACAGTGGTGGACTTCTGCTGAAACATCATAA
- the LOC139510349 gene encoding RNA-binding motif, single-stranded-interacting protein 1-like isoform X16 translates to MEGRIKEENIVGKEDQIPTKLGMNIPAVQKLPLDTQTYTPRSMPAASPNTTSSQSSSQSGSMNDLSKTNLYIRGLNPNTTDKDLINLCQPYGKIISTKAILDENTKKCKGYGFVDFESHQAAEVAVQALQAQGIQAQMAKQQEQDPTNLYIANLPIQYTETHLENMFKEYGTVISTRILRNPDGVSKGVGFARMESKEKCEQIITVFNGKLVPGSTEPMIVKLADGGNKKKTPQALTIPTKIWADATRDLLIPSSAYADQASIIAQQNGLAAQQLLSQGLLPRYSMATTPQTTYQVHQSAGAAGWVHPSGYIVQPPMAHYLTGNAAYQFPYGSNSAAGAGAFLQPLQLDEHGLTTEDALQQHYQIFTSQPSTFTS, encoded by the exons acctACACACCTCGCAGCATGCCTGCGGCAAGTCCAAACACCACCAGCAGTCAGTCTAGTTCACAGAGCGGAAGCATGAACGACCTCAGCAAAACAAATCTGTATATACGTGGACTTAATCCTAATACTACTGATAAAGATTTAATTAATTTATGCCAGCC ATATGGCAAAATCATTTCAACGAAGGCCATATTagatgaaaatacaaaaaaatgcaaaG GATATGGTTTTGTTGATTTTGAATCTCACCAGGCAGCAGAGGTAGCTGTTCAGGCATTACAAGCCCAGGGTATTCAAGCACAAATGGCCAAG CAACAAGAACAAGATCCTACCAACTTATACATTGCCAATTTGCCAATACAATACACAGAAACACATTTAGAAAATATGTTTAAGGAATATGGTACTGTTATATCTACAAGAATTTTAAGAAACCCTGATGGTGTCAGTAAAGGAGTAGGTTTTGCAAGAATGGAATCGAAAGAAAAATGTGAACAAATTATAACTGTTTTTAATGGAAAACTTGTACCAG GCAGTACAGAACCTATGATAGTCAAACTTGCTGATGGTGGAAATAAGAAAAAGACACCACAAGCTCTCACAATTCCTACAAAAATTTGGGCTGATGCAACTAGAGAT ttacTAATTCCATCATCTGCGTATGCTGACCAAGCAAGTATTATAGCTCAACAAAATGG ACTTGCTGCCCAGCAGTTGCTTAGCCAAGGCCTTCTCCCTAGATACTCCATGGCAACCACACCCCAAACCACATACCAAGTTCATCAGTCAGCAGGTGCAGCAGGCTGGGTCCATCCTAGTGGCTACATAGTTCAACCACCAATGGCCCAT TACCTGACTGGAAACGCTGCTTACCAATTCCCCTATGGTTCTAACTCAGCAGCTGGAGCAGGAGCTTTTCTACAACCTCTACAATTAGAT GAACATGGTTTAACCACAGAGGATGCCTTACAGCAACATTATCAAATCTTTACATCTCAACCTTCAAC ATTCACATCATGA
- the LOC139510349 gene encoding RNA-binding motif, single-stranded-interacting protein 1-like isoform X17, whose translation MIVGKEDQIPTKLGMNIPAVQKLPLDTQTYTPRSMPAASPNTTSSQSSSQSGSMNDLSKTNLYIRGLNPNTTDKDLINLCQPYGKIISTKAILDENTKKCKGYGFVDFESHQAAEVAVQALQAQGIQAQMAKQQEQDPTNLYIANLPIQYTETHLENMFKEYGTVISTRILRNPDGVSKGVGFARMESKEKCEQIITVFNGKLVPGSTEPMIVKLADGGNKKKTPQALTIPTKIWADATRDLLIPSSAYADQASIIAQQNGLAAQQLLSQGLLPRYSMATTPQTTYQVHQSAGAAGWVHPSGYIVQPPMAHYLTGNAAYQFPYGSNSAAGAGAFLQPLQLDEHGLTTEDALQQHYQIFTSQPSTFTS comes from the exons acctACACACCTCGCAGCATGCCTGCGGCAAGTCCAAACACCACCAGCAGTCAGTCTAGTTCACAGAGCGGAAGCATGAACGACCTCAGCAAAACAAATCTGTATATACGTGGACTTAATCCTAATACTACTGATAAAGATTTAATTAATTTATGCCAGCC ATATGGCAAAATCATTTCAACGAAGGCCATATTagatgaaaatacaaaaaaatgcaaaG GATATGGTTTTGTTGATTTTGAATCTCACCAGGCAGCAGAGGTAGCTGTTCAGGCATTACAAGCCCAGGGTATTCAAGCACAAATGGCCAAG CAACAAGAACAAGATCCTACCAACTTATACATTGCCAATTTGCCAATACAATACACAGAAACACATTTAGAAAATATGTTTAAGGAATATGGTACTGTTATATCTACAAGAATTTTAAGAAACCCTGATGGTGTCAGTAAAGGAGTAGGTTTTGCAAGAATGGAATCGAAAGAAAAATGTGAACAAATTATAACTGTTTTTAATGGAAAACTTGTACCAG GCAGTACAGAACCTATGATAGTCAAACTTGCTGATGGTGGAAATAAGAAAAAGACACCACAAGCTCTCACAATTCCTACAAAAATTTGGGCTGATGCAACTAGAGAT ttacTAATTCCATCATCTGCGTATGCTGACCAAGCAAGTATTATAGCTCAACAAAATGG ACTTGCTGCCCAGCAGTTGCTTAGCCAAGGCCTTCTCCCTAGATACTCCATGGCAACCACACCCCAAACCACATACCAAGTTCATCAGTCAGCAGGTGCAGCAGGCTGGGTCCATCCTAGTGGCTACATAGTTCAACCACCAATGGCCCAT TACCTGACTGGAAACGCTGCTTACCAATTCCCCTATGGTTCTAACTCAGCAGCTGGAGCAGGAGCTTTTCTACAACCTCTACAATTAGAT GAACATGGTTTAACCACAGAGGATGCCTTACAGCAACATTATCAAATCTTTACATCTCAACCTTCAAC ATTCACATCATGA
- the LOC139510349 gene encoding RNA-binding motif, single-stranded-interacting protein 1-like isoform X23 — protein sequence MEGRIKEENIVGKEDQTYTPRSMPAASPNTTSSQSSSQSGSMNDLSKTNLYIRGLNPNTTDKDLINLCQPYGKIISTKAILDENTKKCKGYGFVDFESHQAAEVAVQALQAQGIQAQMAKQQEQDPTNLYIANLPIQYTETHLENMFKEYGTVISTRILRNPDGVSKGVGFARMESKEKCEQIITVFNGKLVPGSTEPMIVKLADGGNKKKTPQALTIPTKIWADATRDLLIPSSAYADQASIIAQQNGLAAQQLLSQGLLPRYSMATTPQTTYQVHQSAGAAGWVHPSGYIVQPPMAHYLTGNAAYQFPYGSNSAAGAGAFLQPLQLDEHGLTTEDALQQHYQIFTSQPSTFTS from the exons acctACACACCTCGCAGCATGCCTGCGGCAAGTCCAAACACCACCAGCAGTCAGTCTAGTTCACAGAGCGGAAGCATGAACGACCTCAGCAAAACAAATCTGTATATACGTGGACTTAATCCTAATACTACTGATAAAGATTTAATTAATTTATGCCAGCC ATATGGCAAAATCATTTCAACGAAGGCCATATTagatgaaaatacaaaaaaatgcaaaG GATATGGTTTTGTTGATTTTGAATCTCACCAGGCAGCAGAGGTAGCTGTTCAGGCATTACAAGCCCAGGGTATTCAAGCACAAATGGCCAAG CAACAAGAACAAGATCCTACCAACTTATACATTGCCAATTTGCCAATACAATACACAGAAACACATTTAGAAAATATGTTTAAGGAATATGGTACTGTTATATCTACAAGAATTTTAAGAAACCCTGATGGTGTCAGTAAAGGAGTAGGTTTTGCAAGAATGGAATCGAAAGAAAAATGTGAACAAATTATAACTGTTTTTAATGGAAAACTTGTACCAG GCAGTACAGAACCTATGATAGTCAAACTTGCTGATGGTGGAAATAAGAAAAAGACACCACAAGCTCTCACAATTCCTACAAAAATTTGGGCTGATGCAACTAGAGAT ttacTAATTCCATCATCTGCGTATGCTGACCAAGCAAGTATTATAGCTCAACAAAATGG ACTTGCTGCCCAGCAGTTGCTTAGCCAAGGCCTTCTCCCTAGATACTCCATGGCAACCACACCCCAAACCACATACCAAGTTCATCAGTCAGCAGGTGCAGCAGGCTGGGTCCATCCTAGTGGCTACATAGTTCAACCACCAATGGCCCAT TACCTGACTGGAAACGCTGCTTACCAATTCCCCTATGGTTCTAACTCAGCAGCTGGAGCAGGAGCTTTTCTACAACCTCTACAATTAGAT GAACATGGTTTAACCACAGAGGATGCCTTACAGCAACATTATCAAATCTTTACATCTCAACCTTCAAC ATTCACATCATGA
- the LOC139510349 gene encoding RNA-binding motif, single-stranded-interacting protein 1-like isoform X20 translates to MLDMLYLDSPYQLVPLSSLNQSMIVGKEDQTYTPRSMPAASPNTTSSQSSSQSGSMNDLSKTNLYIRGLNPNTTDKDLINLCQPYGHIVSTKAIIDLSTSKCKGYGFVDFESHQAAEVAVQALQAQGIQAQMAKQQEQDPTNLYIANLPIQYTETHLENMFKEYGTVISTRILRNPDGVSKGVGFARMESKEKCEQIITVFNGKLVPGSTEPMIVKLADGGNKKKTPQALTIPTKIWADATRDLLIPSSAYADQASIIAQQNGLAAQQLLSQGLLPRYSMATTPQTTYQVHQSAGAAGWVHPSGYIVQPPMAHYLTGNAAYQFPYGSNSAAGAGAFLQPLQLDEHGLTTEDALQQHYQIFTSQPSTFTS, encoded by the exons acctACACACCTCGCAGCATGCCTGCGGCAAGTCCAAACACCACCAGCAGTCAGTCTAGTTCACAGAGCGGAAGCATGAACGACCTCAGCAAAACAAATCTGTATATACGTGGACTTAATCCTAATACTACTGATAAAGATTTAATTAATTTATGCCAGCC ATATGGCCACATTGTATCCACTAAGGCAATTATAGACCTAAGTACAAGTAAATGCAAAG GATATGGTTTTGTTGATTTTGAATCTCACCAGGCAGCAGAGGTAGCTGTTCAGGCATTACAAGCCCAGGGTATTCAAGCACAAATGGCCAAG CAACAAGAACAAGATCCTACCAACTTATACATTGCCAATTTGCCAATACAATACACAGAAACACATTTAGAAAATATGTTTAAGGAATATGGTACTGTTATATCTACAAGAATTTTAAGAAACCCTGATGGTGTCAGTAAAGGAGTAGGTTTTGCAAGAATGGAATCGAAAGAAAAATGTGAACAAATTATAACTGTTTTTAATGGAAAACTTGTACCAG GCAGTACAGAACCTATGATAGTCAAACTTGCTGATGGTGGAAATAAGAAAAAGACACCACAAGCTCTCACAATTCCTACAAAAATTTGGGCTGATGCAACTAGAGAT ttacTAATTCCATCATCTGCGTATGCTGACCAAGCAAGTATTATAGCTCAACAAAATGG ACTTGCTGCCCAGCAGTTGCTTAGCCAAGGCCTTCTCCCTAGATACTCCATGGCAACCACACCCCAAACCACATACCAAGTTCATCAGTCAGCAGGTGCAGCAGGCTGGGTCCATCCTAGTGGCTACATAGTTCAACCACCAATGGCCCAT TACCTGACTGGAAACGCTGCTTACCAATTCCCCTATGGTTCTAACTCAGCAGCTGGAGCAGGAGCTTTTCTACAACCTCTACAATTAGAT GAACATGGTTTAACCACAGAGGATGCCTTACAGCAACATTATCAAATCTTTACATCTCAACCTTCAAC ATTCACATCATGA